From Desulfuromonas soudanensis, the proteins below share one genomic window:
- a CDS encoding M3 family oligoendopeptidase: MNACATPPSVWDLTSLYPGPEAPALTADLALAAAKALTFRNDYRGRIAGPGPAAGLLAAGLQSYEALQRLGLKPYLYAQLLFAADGESDVHKALLARVREAWSDLSEEILFFELEILRIDPDDFAVLLADPLLLPYGHYLRRLTAHAPYTLSEEVEQALQRKDLSGREAFVQLYEELEASLRYDFHFPGESAPREGTGEELLALLYHGDGTVRERAFAVFLRRHGDNALVLGSCFNNILLDHGKEVELRRYPDLMTPTHLESETEPEMVEHMMAVTEANYGLAREFFALKKRLLGLERMKNTDLYAPLGGSGRSFSYPEAKELVLAAFGEFSPVLAEEGAAFFEDGRIDAFPRPGKSGGAFCMGMLPGLAPRILLNHTGNLRDVSTLAHELGHGVHFALSRGQNLFHYQAPLPFAETASVFGEMLLTRHLLARESDPQFRIELLCAKLEDIIATTFRQNVLTRFEIAAHRLRGESLLSADDYGRLWWEENGRLFGDEVEMIEPYRWGWSYISHFIHARFYCYSYVFGELLVLALYQKYLEEGEAFVPRYLELLSRGGSAPPAELLAPLGIDLADPGFWQKGYDFVRGLLEELRVLVEGRES; this comes from the coding sequence GCCCTAACCTTCCGCAACGACTATCGCGGCCGCATCGCCGGTCCCGGCCCGGCCGCCGGGCTCCTCGCCGCCGGCCTGCAGAGCTACGAGGCGCTGCAGCGTCTCGGCCTCAAGCCCTATCTCTACGCCCAGCTCCTCTTTGCCGCCGACGGTGAAAGCGACGTCCACAAGGCCCTCCTTGCCCGGGTGCGGGAGGCGTGGAGCGACCTGAGCGAGGAGATTCTCTTTTTCGAACTCGAGATCCTGCGCATCGACCCGGACGATTTTGCTGTCCTCCTTGCCGATCCCCTCCTTCTCCCCTACGGCCACTATCTGCGCCGTCTGACGGCCCATGCCCCCTACACCCTTTCCGAGGAGGTGGAGCAGGCCCTTCAGCGCAAGGACCTCTCGGGGAGGGAGGCCTTCGTCCAGCTCTACGAGGAGCTCGAAGCCTCGCTGCGCTACGACTTTCATTTCCCCGGCGAGAGCGCCCCCCGGGAAGGGACGGGAGAGGAACTCCTCGCCCTCCTCTATCACGGCGACGGCACCGTGCGGGAGAGGGCTTTCGCCGTTTTTCTTCGGCGTCATGGCGACAACGCCCTGGTGCTGGGTTCCTGCTTCAACAACATCCTCCTCGATCACGGCAAGGAGGTCGAGCTGCGCCGCTACCCCGACCTGATGACGCCGACCCACCTCGAGAGTGAAACCGAGCCGGAAATGGTCGAGCACATGATGGCGGTGACAGAAGCCAACTACGGCCTGGCCCGGGAGTTCTTCGCCCTCAAGAAGCGCCTTCTCGGCCTGGAACGGATGAAGAACACCGATCTCTACGCGCCCCTGGGGGGATCCGGACGCAGCTTTTCCTACCCCGAGGCCAAAGAGCTCGTCCTTGCCGCCTTTGGTGAATTCTCCCCGGTTCTGGCCGAGGAGGGGGCGGCCTTTTTCGAGGACGGACGCATCGATGCCTTTCCCCGTCCGGGGAAGAGCGGCGGCGCCTTCTGCATGGGGATGCTCCCCGGCCTTGCGCCCCGCATCCTTCTCAACCACACCGGCAACCTGCGGGACGTCTCGACCCTCGCCCACGAACTCGGTCACGGGGTCCATTTCGCCCTCTCCCGGGGGCAGAACCTCTTTCACTACCAGGCCCCCCTCCCCTTTGCCGAGACCGCCAGCGTTTTCGGCGAGATGCTCCTTACCCGCCACCTTCTGGCCCGGGAGAGCGATCCGCAATTCCGGATCGAGCTCCTCTGCGCCAAGCTCGAGGACATCATCGCCACCACCTTCCGCCAGAACGTCCTCACCCGTTTCGAGATCGCCGCCCATCGCCTGCGGGGAGAGAGCCTCCTGAGCGCCGACGATTACGGCCGGCTGTGGTGGGAGGAGAATGGGCGCCTCTTCGGCGACGAGGTGGAGATGATCGAACCCTACCGCTGGGGGTGGAGCTACATCAGCCATTTTATCCATGCCCGTTTTTACTGCTACTCCTACGTCTTCGGAGAGCTCCTGGTTCTGGCCCTCTATCAGAAATACCTCGAGGAGGGGGAGGCTTTCGTCCCCCGCTATCTCGAACTCCTCAGCCGGGGCGGCAGCGCCCCCCCCGCCGAACTCCTGGCGCCTTTGGGGATCGACCTCGCCGATCCCGGCTTCTGGCAGAAGGGGTACGACTTCGTCCGCGGGCTTCTGGAGGAGTTGCGGGTCCTGGTCGAGGGGAGGGAGTCATAG
- a CDS encoding type VI secretion system Vgr family protein, whose protein sequence is MLTSLQRVRSTISFGSFTGTVLSLSGEEALSAPFRFRLETLVAGEFDLGEQLSSRAVLTLTGPDGSSRILGGILTALAEVASLDNGRRRVELVFESGMALLRHQCDSRVILGESVETIARALLSRHGFGASRVRFLLSRSLSPRPQTAQIGESDYDFLLRLLSREGIFFWSGFENGEEILFFADHNGACPHLARPTLTHLPRAGMVGSPDGSPRGVDSLTVRERLIPGEIRVQGLCQETPSLTLLAAAPTGRHPGAGDLPVGQTHFATGAASLTEAQTEARFRAERWTIAAWSLEAAGEMVDLLPGSMLTLEASRFAVAVGGDYLITAVSHASSDKTTYRCQARLTRRETPYRPAIPAHPELPVTFTARIESDGDTPRLDEQGRYRLRPLFDRDPKPHSEASLPLRRLAPSGGPAGDLACGWHTPLGDGAEVLLSCLNGNPDTPMIVGFLPESNHRSPVTSAHPGQNLLRSAAGSELLMDDFRDRASVSLRTVGGDNILYLNAAAQAHQIRLASQKGSLLLQATKTFKVHSGETLSERSGADRQVTVENRSQTITNQGEIHHQAKTDYTLSAAKKVQSSAGKNLELTSGKNLRIDATSGATVTVRNGDAAFAVRNGELHLQGAGDLRIEGKGGGDITLGQGGGGITVQANGTVQLFGHRITLKGGSGVTFNGQVHYDIGRGAAMPEVQAKAPLSTLGIALLQAENNQLQTDEEPAEIEIHLQDLFGNRYDSHFAFLKGLPWQIVSDSGEEITGTISKEIISVPQLLLRKELTLRIQGLEVVMEKERGRA, encoded by the coding sequence TTGCTGACCTCTTTGCAACGGGTGCGTTCCACCATATCCTTTGGCTCCTTTACCGGAACGGTCCTTTCACTCTCCGGGGAAGAGGCCCTTTCCGCCCCCTTCCGCTTCCGCCTCGAAACCCTCGTCGCCGGGGAATTCGATCTCGGGGAACAACTCTCCAGTCGCGCCGTCCTGACCCTGACCGGACCCGACGGCTCAAGTCGCATCCTGGGGGGAATCCTGACCGCCCTTGCCGAAGTCGCCTCCCTGGACAACGGACGACGAAGGGTCGAGCTGGTTTTCGAATCGGGGATGGCCCTGCTGCGCCATCAGTGCGACAGCCGGGTAATCCTCGGCGAGAGCGTCGAAACGATTGCCCGCGCCCTCCTTTCCCGCCACGGATTCGGCGCCTCCCGGGTGCGCTTTCTTCTCAGTCGCTCCTTGAGCCCGCGCCCCCAAACGGCGCAGATCGGGGAGAGCGATTACGATTTTCTTCTGCGACTGCTGTCCCGGGAGGGGATCTTTTTCTGGTCGGGATTTGAAAACGGGGAGGAGATCCTCTTCTTCGCCGACCACAACGGCGCCTGTCCGCACCTTGCGCGACCCACGCTGACCCACCTTCCCCGCGCCGGGATGGTCGGATCTCCCGACGGATCCCCCCGCGGAGTCGATTCTCTGACCGTGCGAGAGCGCCTGATCCCCGGGGAAATCCGGGTGCAGGGCCTCTGCCAGGAGACCCCCTCCCTGACACTTCTTGCCGCTGCCCCGACCGGCCGCCACCCCGGTGCCGGCGACCTCCCCGTCGGCCAGACCCATTTCGCCACCGGCGCCGCAAGCCTCACCGAAGCCCAGACCGAGGCGAGATTCCGCGCCGAACGCTGGACGATTGCGGCCTGGAGCCTGGAGGCCGCCGGGGAAATGGTCGACCTCCTGCCGGGGTCCATGCTGACCCTGGAGGCCTCCCGCTTCGCCGTCGCCGTCGGCGGTGACTATCTGATCACCGCCGTCAGCCACGCCTCCTCCGATAAAACAACCTACCGCTGCCAGGCCCGGTTGACCCGCCGCGAAACGCCCTATCGCCCGGCCATCCCCGCCCACCCCGAACTCCCCGTGACCTTTACGGCCAGAATCGAGAGCGACGGCGATACTCCCCGTCTCGACGAACAGGGGCGCTATCGGCTGCGCCCCCTCTTTGACCGCGATCCCAAACCCCACAGCGAAGCGAGTCTCCCCCTGCGCCGCCTCGCCCCCTCTGGCGGTCCGGCCGGCGATCTGGCCTGCGGCTGGCACACCCCCTTAGGGGACGGCGCCGAGGTCCTGCTCTCCTGCCTCAACGGCAATCCCGACACACCGATGATCGTCGGCTTTCTCCCCGAATCGAACCACCGCAGCCCGGTGACCAGCGCCCATCCCGGGCAAAATCTCCTGCGGAGCGCCGCCGGCAGCGAACTTCTCATGGATGATTTCCGGGACAGGGCGTCGGTCTCGCTGCGGACGGTGGGAGGAGACAACATCCTTTACCTCAACGCCGCCGCCCAGGCGCATCAGATCCGCCTCGCTTCTCAAAAGGGGAGTTTGCTGCTGCAGGCCACAAAGACCTTCAAGGTGCATAGCGGCGAAACTCTAAGCGAACGCAGCGGCGCCGACCGGCAGGTGACCGTCGAAAACCGCTCGCAAACGATCACCAATCAGGGCGAAATACACCACCAGGCCAAGACGGATTACACCTTGAGCGCCGCAAAAAAAGTTCAATCTTCCGCCGGTAAAAACCTGGAACTGACCTCGGGGAAAAATCTTCGGATCGACGCCACCTCCGGAGCGACGGTCACCGTGCGCAACGGCGACGCCGCCTTCGCCGTGCGAAACGGTGAGCTGCACCTTCAGGGAGCCGGGGACCTGCGCATCGAAGGGAAGGGGGGAGGGGACATCACACTCGGCCAGGGGGGCGGCGGGATCACGGTCCAGGCGAACGGGACGGTGCAGCTTTTCGGCCACAGAATAACCCTCAAGGGAGGATCGGGGGTCACCTTCAACGGCCAGGTGCATTACGACATCGGCCGCGGGGCGGCGATGCCGGAGGTGCAGGCAAAGGCGCCCCTGAGCACCCTGGGCATCGCTCTGTTGCAGGCGGAAAACAATCAATTGCAAACAGACGAAGAACCTGCAGAAATCGAAATCCACCTTCAGGACCTCTTCGGCAACCGGTACGATTCCCACTTCGCTTTCCTCAAGGGACTCCCCTGGCAGATTGTCAGCGACAGCGGCGAGGAAATCACCGGGACGATCAGCAAAGAGATCATCTCGGTGCCGCAATTGCTCCTGCGCAAGGAGTTGACCTTAAGGATCCAGGGGCTCGAAGTGGTCATGGAGAAGGAGAGAGGACGCGCTTGA
- a CDS encoding pentapeptide repeat-containing protein, producing MSLLIKISIIFVVLSSFLMGVTYAMNISESEIQNKWEELFADIQKLNFFTSTKMIRLKNVEVADLDLEGAIFNGAEFENIQWKNVTAEHSKYRKTKFKKCKFINCKFTFAEFTDVIFEKCEFINTTFLKSTVIKVVIINCKSVESEFDSLVGTELLVKESEFGVRSSFTDSKIPLCFQNTSLSGVNMMGMTGIQTLLIEGGSLDEVNFNKSHFSNVVLRQVTQGEGPTRFNDVIAGTILFEDVNMTRGVSLAFVTAKTVGISGGTFRVATEGSRIAEFTARDSILPLFDMSESQMAYVLLSNCQLRDIALWDCFVDEYAVVNSAIHTIRGKNFKAETVLWDNVALNGKIDLTNAQVKDFRPTRIQRGPDLQLITTGSNMKF from the coding sequence ATGAGTCTTCTAATAAAAATATCCATTATTTTTGTTGTGCTGTCTTCTTTTTTAATGGGGGTAACTTACGCGATGAATATATCCGAAAGTGAAATTCAAAATAAATGGGAGGAACTTTTTGCCGATATCCAAAAGTTAAATTTTTTTACATCTACGAAGATGATTCGACTAAAAAATGTCGAGGTGGCTGATTTGGACCTTGAAGGTGCAATTTTTAATGGAGCAGAATTTGAAAACATACAATGGAAAAACGTTACTGCAGAACATTCAAAATATCGAAAAACAAAATTTAAAAAATGCAAATTTATTAACTGTAAATTCACGTTTGCTGAATTTACAGACGTAATATTTGAAAAATGTGAATTTATAAACACAACATTTCTAAAAAGCACTGTAATAAAAGTTGTGATTATCAACTGCAAATCTGTGGAGAGCGAATTTGACAGTCTTGTTGGCACCGAACTATTAGTGAAGGAATCCGAATTTGGGGTACGTTCCTCTTTCACAGACAGTAAGATTCCTCTTTGTTTTCAAAATACTAGCCTTTCTGGTGTCAACATGATGGGTATGACCGGCATTCAAACCTTATTAATTGAAGGTGGTTCTCTCGATGAAGTAAATTTCAACAAAAGCCACTTTTCTAATGTTGTACTCCGACAGGTGACACAAGGCGAAGGCCCCACTCGCTTTAATGACGTTATCGCGGGCACAATTTTATTTGAAGACGTAAATATGACCAGGGGTGTTTCTCTTGCATTTGTGACAGCAAAAACTGTCGGAATTTCTGGTGGGACATTTAGGGTAGCTACAGAAGGCTCGAGAATTGCCGAATTTACAGCTCGAGATTCTATCCTTCCTTTGTTTGACATGAGCGAATCTCAAATGGCGTACGTATTGTTAAGCAACTGCCAATTGCGCGACATTGCCCTTTGGGATTGTTTTGTCGATGAATACGCTGTTGTCAATTCAGCAATTCACACAATTCGTGGCAAAAACTTCAAAGCCGAGACCGTCCTCTGGGACAACGTCGCCCTCAATGGGAAAATCGACCTCACCAACGCCCAGGTCAAGGATTTCCGGCCGACCCGGATTCAGCGCGGCCCGGACCTGCAACTGATCACCACCGGCTCGAATATGAAGTTTTGA
- a CDS encoding metallophosphoesterase, producing MRKNIDTHTPPKETRTLSIALHAAPESTASKKIFKVRQPSYEAVILHPSLGSPLLVDDPACFSLFLAANGNFSATFANGSDRGNKRGAVGGDNIKLVIAQSLAVIPWDDSTGAMKDPGKAETLLYPSPEKAFAGIDCTCLGELGPELQDKNGRHFANTHPAIRKQLAEAGLTSLYQVDLKNLKDIHPGQMYDSFWSGRNDRPAAADLSRDVLDTQDRLTRNYVFTSFYKYKNKGNGAPSDAPRYAFKVGVEGIVFEEDSAIPLINRHPIYVPPAGKKVLNLGHLSDIHVSSKQHAYKGCKATVIPDVEDAISPPLGEQVNNNCDNFHNLLGQFGKDKDVDLLVMTGDLYDHTHNFDPRSRKIETTGNLWEAMYLDGKKAVHDRAAEYPYGIDGLIVYSLLIHFYNAFHKPVFIVSGNHEAYEYPYGISPRILGKRANDGIPLDHNLTFYEAILLYGPGYDKVLKIHNFAKENFDWFATVFSPFSDYAVTYGEQKLIGLAWGDGEHFLDNWSLATFSKGGTLPRATECPGNAQITLKENHVPRESIKKNPDAMRILFSHFTQINYALDKPLTEKGEINCNDFLEKYSNYDHGSVKAGRPELYGEWLAQNHFAYTLSGHSHRAGLYRCLNYDDNLLGRKNMTTLGHYPESENLQQAHWRGRTKALVSASAGPIPKQNHEGEMSGQGMEYPSGSKIILNGEQKITLVKSGCPTAKPRFAVACDYIDIMNGGFWEYFRAVGDNGEFELKICWDKIHPRFPEGKKSDFIESLTLWLVGTERTKKLGTSLKLSRDHFQVVFPSTFSDHLKKDFTQDCFFLSIKFNCSTLRHLQGFNNYNYESLWNIQIGIYDFFGRGFKNHENFQSTVNSYLGYHLNENKHLQDKYRVTWQIMRHKEYGEVPDHKWRSKTWPKYYGYQLETKKI from the coding sequence TTGAGGAAAAACATCGACACCCACACACCCCCCAAAGAGACCCGGACCCTCTCCATTGCGCTGCACGCCGCGCCGGAGAGTACGGCGAGCAAAAAGATTTTCAAAGTCCGCCAGCCCTCCTATGAGGCGGTGATCCTCCACCCGTCCCTCGGCTCTCCTCTCCTGGTCGACGACCCGGCCTGTTTCAGCCTCTTTCTGGCCGCCAACGGGAATTTTTCCGCCACCTTCGCCAATGGCAGCGACCGGGGAAACAAAAGGGGAGCCGTCGGTGGCGACAACATCAAGCTGGTCATCGCCCAGAGCCTCGCGGTCATCCCCTGGGATGACTCCACCGGGGCGATGAAGGATCCGGGGAAGGCGGAAACCCTCCTCTATCCGTCCCCGGAGAAGGCCTTTGCCGGCATCGACTGTACCTGTCTCGGTGAGCTCGGGCCGGAGTTGCAGGATAAAAACGGCAGGCATTTTGCCAACACCCACCCCGCCATCCGGAAACAACTCGCCGAGGCCGGGCTCACCTCCCTCTATCAGGTCGATCTGAAAAACCTCAAAGACATCCATCCCGGCCAGATGTATGACTCCTTCTGGAGCGGACGCAACGACCGGCCTGCAGCCGCCGATCTCAGCCGGGACGTCCTCGACACCCAGGATCGCCTGACGCGAAATTACGTTTTTACGTCCTTTTACAAATACAAAAACAAAGGGAACGGCGCCCCTTCCGACGCACCCCGGTATGCCTTCAAGGTCGGTGTCGAGGGGATCGTCTTCGAGGAGGACAGCGCCATCCCCCTGATCAACCGCCACCCGATCTACGTGCCGCCGGCGGGGAAAAAGGTTCTCAACCTCGGCCATCTCTCCGACATCCATGTCTCGTCAAAACAGCACGCCTACAAGGGATGCAAAGCGACGGTCATCCCCGATGTCGAGGATGCGATCTCGCCCCCCCTTGGCGAGCAGGTGAATAACAACTGCGACAACTTTCACAATCTGCTGGGCCAGTTCGGAAAGGACAAGGATGTCGACCTGCTGGTAATGACCGGCGACCTCTACGACCACACCCACAACTTCGATCCGCGAAGCCGCAAGATCGAGACGACCGGCAACCTCTGGGAAGCGATGTATCTCGACGGCAAAAAAGCGGTCCATGACCGTGCCGCCGAGTATCCCTACGGCATCGACGGCCTCATCGTCTATTCGCTGCTGATCCATTTCTACAACGCCTTCCACAAGCCGGTCTTCATCGTCTCGGGAAATCATGAGGCCTATGAATACCCGTACGGGATTTCACCTCGGATTCTGGGAAAAAGAGCCAATGACGGGATCCCCCTCGATCACAACCTGACCTTTTACGAGGCGATTCTGCTCTACGGGCCGGGCTACGACAAGGTGCTCAAAATTCATAATTTTGCCAAAGAAAATTTCGACTGGTTCGCGACCGTTTTTTCACCGTTTTCCGATTATGCGGTGACCTATGGTGAACAGAAACTGATCGGGCTTGCCTGGGGAGACGGCGAACATTTTTTGGACAACTGGTCCCTGGCCACGTTCTCCAAAGGCGGCACCTTGCCGCGGGCAACAGAATGTCCCGGCAATGCCCAGATTACCTTGAAGGAGAACCATGTCCCCCGTGAATCAATCAAGAAGAACCCCGATGCGATGCGCATTCTCTTTAGTCATTTCACCCAGATCAACTATGCCCTGGACAAGCCGTTAACCGAAAAGGGTGAGATCAACTGCAACGATTTTCTCGAAAAATACAGCAACTACGACCACGGCTCGGTCAAGGCAGGGCGTCCCGAACTTTACGGCGAATGGCTTGCCCAAAACCACTTTGCCTACACCCTCAGCGGCCACTCCCATCGCGCCGGCCTTTACCGCTGCCTGAACTATGACGACAACCTGCTCGGCCGTAAAAACATGACCACCCTCGGCCATTATCCCGAGAGCGAAAACCTTCAACAGGCGCACTGGCGTGGACGGACCAAGGCCCTCGTTTCCGCCAGCGCCGGACCCATTCCCAAGCAGAACCATGAAGGAGAAATGAGCGGACAGGGGATGGAGTACCCCTCGGGAAGCAAAATTATCCTCAACGGGGAACAAAAGATCACCCTCGTCAAAAGCGGCTGTCCCACGGCCAAGCCCCGCTTCGCCGTGGCCTGCGATTATATCGATATTATGAATGGGGGGTTTTGGGAGTACTTCAGAGCGGTAGGCGACAACGGTGAGTTCGAATTGAAAATCTGTTGGGATAAGATCCACCCGAGGTTTCCCGAGGGGAAAAAATCGGATTTTATCGAGAGTTTGACGTTATGGCTCGTGGGAACTGAAAGGACAAAGAAGCTAGGAACAAGCTTAAAACTATCTCGTGATCATTTTCAGGTGGTATTTCCGTCCACTTTTTCTGACCATTTAAAAAAAGATTTTACACAGGACTGTTTCTTTTTGTCCATCAAGTTCAATTGTTCAACTTTACGGCACCTTCAAGGCTTCAATAATTATAATTATGAATCACTTTGGAATATTCAAATAGGTATTTACGATTTTTTCGGAAGGGGTTTTAAAAACCATGAAAATTTTCAATCAACTGTAAATAGCTATTTGGGATATCACCTCAACGAAAACAAGCATCTCCAGGATAAATACAGGGTGACATGGCAAATCATGAGACATAAGGAATATGGCGAAGTTCCTGATCACAAGTGGCGTTCAAAAACCTGGCCAAAATACTACGGCTATCAACTGGAAACAAAGAAAATTTAA
- a CDS encoding DUF4139 domain-containing protein — protein sequence MSPRIFLTLAFTLLFPLTTLSAEAERRSTLAEQKSVAVTIYNDDLALVKDRRLVSLAAGENRLAFTEISALIRPETALLRSLSNPRDFAVLEQNFDFDLLTPETLLQKFVGKKVFVVRSHPTSGVDREDEAQVLSAQGGVVLKIGERIETGMPGRLAYPDVPENLRERPTLVTLLRSGTANPQDLELSYLTGGLSWQADYVAELSGNDDRLDLTGWVTLTNRSGSSYPKARLQLVAGDVHRAPREDFRVRAKAMPMAMMGAEAPMAEEALFEYHLYTLERPTTLADNQTKQVALLSASQIPVRKEFRLPGSDFYYLNSAGDLGQRLKVGVFIDFDNKEKQGLGIPLPKGVVRVYKLDSAGAAQFVGEDRIDHTPKNDRVRLKLGEAFDVTADKKQTDFKKLGSILRYKNVFEGAFEIRLKNAKTEAVTVKVVEPIPGDWEMVEESHPHHKEDAGNASWQIPIPAGGETVLTYRVRVRL from the coding sequence ATGTCGCCCAGGATTTTTCTCACCCTCGCTTTTACTCTCCTCTTTCCTCTCACGACCCTTTCCGCCGAAGCGGAACGGCGCAGCACGCTCGCCGAGCAGAAGAGCGTCGCCGTCACCATTTACAACGACGACCTCGCCCTGGTCAAGGATCGCCGCCTGGTGTCCCTGGCGGCCGGAGAAAACCGCCTCGCCTTCACCGAGATCAGCGCCCTGATCCGCCCCGAAACCGCCCTGTTGCGCAGCCTCTCCAATCCCAGGGATTTTGCGGTCCTTGAGCAGAATTTCGACTTCGACCTTCTGACCCCCGAGACCCTTCTGCAGAAATTTGTCGGCAAGAAAGTTTTTGTCGTGCGCAGCCACCCCACCAGCGGCGTCGACCGGGAAGATGAGGCGCAGGTTCTTTCCGCCCAGGGGGGAGTGGTCCTCAAAATCGGCGAGCGGATCGAAACAGGGATGCCGGGACGCCTGGCCTATCCCGATGTTCCGGAGAACCTCAGGGAACGGCCGACCCTGGTCACCTTGCTGCGCAGCGGCACAGCCAACCCCCAGGACCTGGAACTCAGCTACCTGACCGGGGGGCTTTCCTGGCAGGCGGATTACGTCGCCGAACTCTCCGGCAACGACGACCGTCTCGACCTCACCGGCTGGGTCACCCTCACCAACCGCAGCGGCAGCAGCTATCCGAAGGCGAGGCTGCAGCTCGTCGCCGGCGACGTCCACCGGGCGCCTCGGGAAGATTTTCGCGTCCGCGCCAAGGCCATGCCGATGGCTATGATGGGTGCCGAGGCGCCGATGGCCGAAGAGGCACTCTTCGAATATCACCTCTACACCCTGGAGCGCCCGACCACCCTCGCCGACAACCAGACCAAACAGGTCGCCCTCCTTTCGGCTTCCCAAATTCCCGTCCGCAAGGAATTCCGTCTTCCAGGGAGCGACTTCTACTATCTCAACAGCGCCGGCGACCTCGGCCAGAGGCTCAAGGTCGGGGTCTTCATCGACTTCGACAACAAAGAGAAACAGGGGCTGGGGATCCCCCTTCCCAAAGGGGTGGTCCGTGTCTACAAGCTCGACAGCGCAGGGGCGGCGCAGTTCGTCGGCGAGGATCGCATCGATCACACCCCGAAGAACGACCGGGTGCGCCTCAAGCTCGGAGAGGCCTTCGACGTCACCGCCGACAAGAAACAGACCGACTTCAAGAAACTCGGCAGCATCCTGCGGTACAAGAACGTCTTCGAAGGCGCCTTCGAAATCAGGCTGAAAAATGCCAAAACGGAAGCGGTCACCGTCAAGGTCGTCGAACCGATCCCCGGCGACTGGGAGATGGTCGAGGAAAGCCACCCCCATCACAAGGAGGATGCCGGCAACGCCTCGTGGCAAATTCCGATCCCCGCCGGAGGGGAGACGGTCCTGACCTACCGGGTGCGGGTGCGGCTCTGA